A single window of Dermacentor albipictus isolate Rhodes 1998 colony chromosome 1, USDA_Dalb.pri_finalv2, whole genome shotgun sequence DNA harbors:
- the LOC135899367 gene encoding pancreatic lipase-related protein 2-like isoform X2, producing the protein MAKRCQSYAFVLLAASLSAGVLMVNAAPQQESFGLGALFRPSKQSKPQLSTSSPIGDAARYLDSTGKVFDSVVPGKFAEKLLPKFDDQKDKVCYEFVGCFSNRDRFTHPTSFPSDPESVDTKFLLYSRSNRRSPVKLDYRPTKSLGRLAQFEQRKPLKLIVHGFLESSKVRWMQDIKDAFLDLEDYNVIIVDWSGGAQQLSYIKAAGNTALVGREASLLVQRLIDTHRGTLGPDQVHIVGFSLGGQIAGFFGRHFKNSTGTLIPRITALDTAGPLFDNTTVCLSEKDARYVDAIHTSGGKAIVVGELGIDRQVGHVDFYPNGGKKQPGCKPLDLPCDHFRATAYFLESLRNKRCRFVSNPCAGGYRALEQNKCQSRGQRGLMGYFSDTVAGRGVQLLTTNAKSEYCKA; encoded by the exons TTCCGACCCTCCAAGCAATCGAAGCCCCAACTGTCTACGAGCTCGCCAATTGGCGACGCTGCCCGCTACCTGGACTCCACGGGTAAAGTTTTCGACTCAGTTGTTCCAGGGAAATTTGCCGAGAAGCTATTGCCCAAG TTTGATGACCAGAAAGACAAGGTGTGCTACGAGTTCGTCGGCTGCTTCAGCAACCGGGACAGGTTCACACACCCGACCTCGTTCCCCAGCGATCCGGAGTCTGTGGACACCAAATTCCTGCTTTACTCGCGCTCCAACCGGCGCTCGCCCGTCAAGCTCGACTACCGGCCCACCAAGAGCCTCGGCCGCCTCGCCCAGTTCGAGCAGCGCAAGCCGCTCAAGCTCATCGTGCACGGCTTCCTCGAGAGCAGCAAGGTTCGCTGGATGCAGGACATCAAGGACGCATTCCTGGACCTG GAGGACTACAACGTGATCATCGTCGACTGGAGCGGTGGCGCGCAGCAGCTCAGCTACATCAAAGCGGCGGGCAACACGGCGCTCGTGGGCCGCGAGGCATCGCTGCTCGTGCAGCGGCTCATCGACACGCACCGCGGCACGCTCGGCCCGGACCAGGTGCACATCGTGGGCTTCAGCCTGGGAGGCCAGATCGCCGGCTTCTTCGGCCGACACTTCAAGAACAGCACCGGGACGCTCATCCCGCGCATCACCG CTCTGGATACGGCCGGACCGCTGTTCGACAACACAACCGTGTGCCTCTCAGAAAAGGACGCCCGCTACGTGGACGCCATCCACACAAGCGGCGGCAAGGCTATCGTGGTAGGCGAACTGGGCATCGACCGGCAAGTCGGCCACGTCGACTTCTACCCCAACGGCGGCAAGAAGCAGCCAGGGTGCAAACCACTCG ATCTGCCATGCGACCACTTCCGGGCTACTGCGTACTTCCTCGAGTCCCTCCGCAACAAGCGGTGCCGCTTCGTGTCCAACCCGTGCGCCGGAGGCTACCGGGCACTGGAGCAGAACAAGTGCCAGTCGCGCGGCCAGCGAGGCCTCATGGGTTACTTCAGCGACACCGTTGCTGGGCGGGGCGTCCAATTGCTCACCACCAACGCAAAGTCCGAGTACTGCAAAGCATAG